In Centropristis striata isolate RG_2023a ecotype Rhode Island chromosome 8, C.striata_1.0, whole genome shotgun sequence, the genomic window TATTAGGGCTATATGGTAGTGGAGTGGTTGGTACTTTCTTCTTGCAGCAAATTGCACGTTCCAATCCGGCTTGCGGCTCTCGGTTTATATGTTCTCcctgtcagcgtgggttctctcagggcctccggcttcctcccacagtccaaagacatgcagcttaggttaaatCAGTGACTGTAAATttcccgtaggtgtgaatgagagcgtgaatggttgaaTGGTGAATGGTTGCCTCTATGTGTCAGCACTGCGATAGTGACACATCCAGCAGTCAGGTGACAACATTAGCATTTGTGTCTCTGGCTACCTGGCGAATGCCAAGTCCAATATTTACTCTCACCTCTGTTTTAGTTTCTGCCAAACCAGAAATATccggctctttagctgctaaattctTCACTGTGTTCACAAGATAGTTCCTTATTGTGTCCatctgttgttgtatttttggtGCTAAGCAGGTAGCATACAGGGGTTAATCAGCACTCtatattttactttgttttccCTGAACAGTTAATTAGTGTGTCTGAAAATGACCAAACTAGTAAAGCGCTAGCGTTAGCCGATAACTTAGCATGTAGTCGCTTCTGGTTCCAAAAAGCCATAGTGACAATGGACAAAATTCCAAACTCAAGACCTAACTGACAATATATTGCTATCTGTTATCTGTTTATcctactttttattattatcagtatcACTCTTACCCTAAATAGTCCAGTACAGGCTGAACCATGATAAGGAGCAACAGAGACTGCCAAATGCTGTAAATGGTAACATATAGATAATATACTCACACTCTGATCATCATCCTCACTCTTCATGTGGTTGGCGATGAAGCGTACTCCTTCCACAGCCTCCTCAAAGCCCGGACAGGCTTGAGCCAGCAGGGCCTGAGTCAGAGCAGGACCTCCTGCTGCTTGCTTCCCCCGCGACAGATTTGCAGAGCCCCCTTCCCGGCCATCCCTCACCCTGTTGAGACCATCCATGGATCCCCCTCCCGCTCCTCCCAGGTCCCCTCCAAACTGTTTAATAGACGCCCGGTTCACATAGCAGGTACAGGGGTCATTGTCCTCCTTGCCGAACACCCCTGTGGAGGCTGCCCCTCCGTTCCCTCCAGCGTTGCCCAGCCCGAGCCCCACCATCAAGGCCCCCGCCTCCCCGCTGCGCCCACCCTCCTTCTGCTCCTGGGCCCTCCTTCTTTGCCGCAGCCGCTGGCGCTCGCAGTTGTTCCTGGGCTGGCGCATGAAGAGCAAGGCAGGAAGCTTGTTGAGGAACACCAGTTTAACCCAAGGGGGCATGGTGTGTGTGGTGGGCGAGCGATGGTGTACgttgagcacacacacactggtgacTATAGAGAAAGTGACCAGGACCATAGTGAACATCAGGTACTTCCCCACAAGAGGGACATCTAGTGAAGTTGGGGGCACAATCTTGGAgatcagcagcagaaacacagtGAGAGCAAGCAGCACTGAGATGCAGAGTGTCATCTTCTCTCCGCAGTCAGACGGCAGGTAGAACACCAGGATCGCCAGTGAGGTGATGAGCACACACGGGATGATGAGGTTGATGGTGTAAAAAAGAGGCTTCCTGCGAATGATGAAGTCGTACGTGATGTCCACGTAGGTAGGGTCAGCTGGATTCTCATTTCGTCTGCCTGGCAGGGCGATGATGTCCCACTCACCGCTGGGCGTGAAGTCGTCCATGCTGGCCACGTCAGCACGGAGAACCAGATCGATCTCGGTGCGGTCGTACGTCCAGGAGCGGAAGCGCAGCGTGCAGTTCTGCTGGTCAAAGGGGAAGTGCTTGACCTCGATCTTACAGGCTGATTTATAGATGGCCGGGGGCAACCAGAAGATACTGCCATCATAGGAGACCACTGCGTTAGAGTAGAACGACACCTCGTACACCCCATCGGCACTGAGCGAGAAGAGGACAAAGAGTCGAAAGAGAAGTCAGACTAACAGAAACCTTTGTTTTATgcattaacttaaaaaaaactattttgtaaaCAAGAAGTATAATGAGATATTTCCCCTGAATCTTGGGAACGGTGGAACATGACGCATCTCATTATGCAAGACGGGTTAATTAAACAGctccaggacacacacacacacacacacacacacacacacacacacacacacacacacacagacttggaAGTCACAGGGCTCTGAGGCGTCTCAGGGCAGCAGGGTCGCTCCTCCTTCTACAAACACTAGGAACAGGATGAGCATGCAGTCTAGACAGGAAACACGGCCCACAGGTCCGATAGGGTCGAGTTCAACAGCTCAAATTAGACACTTCGGTCAGAATTTAGCTGACAGTATTAAAGCTTTACATTGAATTCCCACTTAACTTAAGCTCTTGACAAGAGAACTAATTAATGATGGCTAATGCTGTTAAATGTGGCAAATGCAAAAGCATAATTCATCATTTTAGACTGATTAAAAAATTGACCCACGCCAAGGTACACTCTCAGATACACTTTTCCTGCTAATTTagttacaaaatgtttttactacTTGTTTCCAGAGCTGATCGGCCTTTTTAGGTGACTGACAGGAGTTGGAGGCAGAGAAGAGGACTGGAAGGATAGCATGTCGATGAGGGGTTCGTGGGATTAGCGGGATCATTTTATCCAGAGTTCTGCAGGTCAGCGATCTTTTAATCTTCACTAAAGTAAGGACTGAGGCATGGAAAGCGGAGAAGGCTAGACAGATCACTGTACTCTGATGAGCTGATTTACATATTGTAGGCTGACACTCAGTTTCCATTACATTGAGAAGAGTGGTCTGCATCCTTAGCTCCCTCAGACATGCAAGCTAATTGTAATTGAAAACTAAAAAAGCAAGTTTCTCTTTCACGCTTGTGAAAagataaaatgcattaaagttAATtggtttttttattgtgttttttgtataaatTTGCCATATGGTTAATTTTAGTCATATTGCCCAGACCTATATTCAAGTCTGGATTTTAAATTGAGCAAAGTGGACAACAGCCCACAGGGAAAGTATTAAAAAGTCCCAATATGAGTGTAAATGTACAGTTAATTTCAAATATTCTCAAAGTTTTACCTTGCTGttagacagccctgtttaagtttacatgGCGgcaactgaagctgttatctatgctctcttttaagccaccagactcctttgacaaaagcaGTGATTTCATCCTGTAGAACACATGAGTTGCAGACCAACTGCAGCCTTGAGCTGAATATTGTTAgaattgtttgtgttattgtgtgactttggcaTTTTGATGAGTTAATgtagattcaccaaagtcacacaataacaaacaaaccaatCGAGGCAACTGTAACCAGCTACTCCCatgtaaaatgttgtttttgtcaatggagtctggtgactttgagGAGAGCAAAGTAGGGCTGTGAATGGGAGTAGTTGATaacaaaatttattttttgccacAGGGGCCCCTTTATAGTTATTTATCAAGTGTTTCTGCAtatacagagaaaaagaaaaacatcacacATTTAACCCAAAAAGACTTAAGATGTGTGTGCTTCTTTTTCGGTTAACTGTATACATCTACTGTATGTGTATCTATCTGGTTGTGCTGTGCAGATGACTCCATCTTTGAAGTGTCTCATGAGACTCGGAGGTACTGTATAGTAATGTAGCATGAGTGATTTGAACAGATTACAGTGGACATATTCATCCATGTGTGGTGGGCCTGCATGTATTACACAGTTAAACCTCTGGCGTTTAATTGATGTtcttatccaaagtgacttacaatgGTGGCAGCTGGATCTTACCGCCTGGGAgttcactttaaaacattatcgATTCAATACGAGAACTGTACGCATTGCATGTTTGTGAGTGTGCATGCATCCATGTGTGTCTTCAGAAGTGAGAGTAGGAGGGTGAGTGAGTGACTCACTTGTTGTAGAGCACCACGTCAGGGAGCCAGATGTGTTTTGAGGGCAGCCTGACCTTCAGCATCCCGTCAAACTCCTCAGGGACCCAAGTCAGACGATAGTCCTGCCACTCCTTAGggccaataaaaacaaaatacttaATCACTCGTGCACCaattacacagaaaaacaaggaggagcaggagaggagaaggTCTGTTTGTCTAtcagtctgtcagtctgtctgtctgtctgtctgtctgtctgtctgtctgtctgtcggtgGTCAATATGACACACCACAAGCCTGGGGAACATCCTGTGCTGTGTGTCCCTCTATGCTTACATCATACTTTTAGCctaagagagagagtgaagcgTTCATGTCCGAGCCACAGACCAATCAGCATGATTACAATGGCATCTAAGGCTGTtcctctgtatgtgtgtgtgtgtgtgtgtgcatgcatgcatctgCAAACATATCCCTGTCCTCTGAGTAACcttatgtaaaaaacaaaaaacaaaaacattatcatGTTCTCAATGCTGTGGGTTAGTCATCGACATTGCCACACTAAAGCCTCTGTGACCTGTTAAAGCAGTTCTGCCTGGCTCTTCTATGTTATGGCCATGTTGGAGCTGTAATGCCCATGCTAGGTCATCTGCAGTAAGTCTGATGTATTATGGTCATTACAGTTTGTCTTGGCTCTGGACAGCTGTCCTTGGCTACCCTGTGTTCCGATAGCAAAGGGATCCATAGAGTGCTGATGGCCATTCCACGCTCTGTTACATGTCATAAATCCTCTTTTGCTCAGGTGCAAGTGTATGTCCGTGTGAACATGAGACAGAAAAATGCATTAAGCTATAAACAATCTAATCAAAAATGCAGCATCCATAATGACATTTAACACAAACCAGACATATATAGATCTAAATTTAAGTCCAAATTAAACATACGTCTGTGTTATTTGTTCTGACACCTGCCCTCCAAAGCAAGCACATATGTTGCCAATGTATGTGGCTGACTGCATTTGTATACCTTGTAAATGTGTATATCTACATGTTCTACCATGCTATAGGCCTCAGCTGGAAGCACACAAAGAGCCAGCCATGTAGAAGAGGGTCACAGCTCAGTCAGGGTCACATTATTCACAGAGAGAGGTTAGAGTAGGTCTCATCCAAAACCACAAACTGCCAACTTCACCAGCTGGGCAATAGGGGGTCAAAATTTGTGCAAAGGGCTTTTGGTGTCATCAGTTATCTGTGATTTGGgcgttaaataaaaaaaaaatctgtgtccCCTCCTCATAAATTTCAACTCACTCATCATTTTTCTCCTGTCAGATTTTGGATCTTGGAGGACGTGTATTGTTTGATGTCTCTCTTACTGTGTGACACTTCACCACTCATGTCAGTTCTCAGGGCTGCTGCTCCACATGAGTGGAGGCAGGATTATAAACTCTACACAGCCACAACCAGTGAAACTTAAAGGACACAGAGATGCATCTGCCCCCTCCAGTAACTGGACCAGTGCTCATATGCTATGGTCTACTGGTAAATAACACTGTGGCCCCATGATTATGTAATATAAATCATCATGTATTCTATATTATATTGTAGAGAGAGCATTATTCAGTGTCTGCATTTGTCACTACCATCTAAGTCCCTTGTGGTGTGTGATGAACTTAAACTGACCTCGCAGTAAAACTGAGAATTCTAATGCAAAACCATCCACAAACAGATATTCAAAGCTATAATACTCTATgtaacatttccacattaacATTTCTGtcttaatttccttttctaTGTGTGACAAAGAGTTACTATGTACTGGCGGTAAGATGTGGAATAAACTGGGAAGTCTCACCTGTGTTAGCCAAACATTGGTGGTCATCACCTGCTCCCtttcatgctgcagaaaaagaagacacacacattaCAAACTATAATTAAAGGGTACCTGAGTAATCATTTCAACACCTCCAATGAGCTGAAGGAAATgtcagagattaaaaaaataaattaaaaaaagctgtGCAAATGCCAAGCCCAAGACAAAATAACCTTGATGAcaacatgtactgtatattaattTCTCAGACTTTAAAAAGCTCCTCCAGAAGCACAGAAGCCTTCATAAAGCTTTATGTTATGTAGAGAATTTCTCAACAGAATGAGTAAACATATGTGTTCTGTGTAAAATAAGTGGAGTGGCTCTTTTATCTTACACAAAGTTAAACTTCAGTAATACTCTAAATGATATGAGTGGAGCATGTTTTAGCTCCGAGGTGGTAGTTAGTCTTGAGCTTGTTTGCAGTGGtgaaaaagtacatttactcaagtactgtaccttCTGTAAGAACAATCCTGAGTTACTATACTTATAGTAAGTACTTTTGTTACTGTAAGTATTTTAATttcatgctactttatactttttactccactacagtcagggccagattaacactcTGCTGTACCCTGGGCAGCAATATTCAGgggccccatcatcacgaccTCAGAATCAcaataatctggcaaaatatagaataaattacagtaatatacagttaatatactcaatacatcaataactaactgtcatcaagtgcattttcatgtacagatgtgcaaacactcatagaactacaaatgcaccacaatgtccaaacaaaacacgtcagcatcagtataatctggtgaaattgacccacaacatagataataataataataataataatacattttatttggaaggcgcctttcttggcaaggacaccgtacaaaaagatagaaaatgatcGGGAGggaagtgtcctcaattttcacaaaaaaaacaagtaagcAACCACTTTAAAAACATCCAATATTAATTTAACAACACCTAATCCcagcacaaatgtattgaattgatagatgcatcacagaggaagacaagacacaaacaagaatAAAGAATCTAaaatcaagtagcattttggtcctcagctcattttaaatagAATTCACCTCAAAATTAATTTGTGACCGACGGCGCCgatggacagtttaacatattAGCGAGAGATAACCAAATATTTCGCTTGTGCTcacactgccctgggccctAGAGGTCGGGGGCCCCTGGGCAATTGTCCAGTTGCCCATGTGGTTCATCCGGCCTTGACTACAATAGAACTTGTCACGTCACAAGACTTGTCTTGTTTATATCACCATTTTGGCAGGAAGTGTGAGCAAAATGAACAGCACATGACTAACAAAGTCTAAGAGATATCCTTTAAGATGATAAACCGATTTTATTTAACTAGTCTATATTTGCAAAAACTCAAGAAGGACATTCATGTAAGTTGCACCGTTTGCAGAGAGCTCAGAGAAATGCTAGAAATGCTAGTCCACATACAAAACATCTGTGGAGTAAATTGTCTCCATTTGTTGCTGATCATATTTACCCCAACTTCATATTACTGTGGAAAAATGCAGTTAGGATTCAATAAATATGACAGGACTCTTTGCTCACAATTCTATTTGATTAATCTattatgaataaattatatatccataaatcaaaatatttaaacaaaatgccaaatttTACAGAGCTCCATGTCAAACAGGACATTTCATATATTTGCAAATAACAAAAACGCTGTTATAGTATAACCTCTGTAAActttacagtgtttttattttttacttttcttagtTGTTGTTATTAGTATTTAACTTGTTTCAAATTCTTTAGTCATCTTGGCTTACTTGTAATTGAAGACTTAGTATTT contains:
- the chrnb2 gene encoding neuronal acetylcholine receptor subunit beta-2, producing the protein MMMDGWPPLLLLALLAIAGGGLGADTEERLVEHLLNPAHYNKLIRPATNGSELVTVQLMVSLAQLISVHEREQVMTTNVWLTQEWQDYRLTWVPEEFDGMLKVRLPSKHIWLPDVVLYNNADGVYEVSFYSNAVVSYDGSIFWLPPAIYKSACKIEVKHFPFDQQNCTLRFRSWTYDRTEIDLVLRADVASMDDFTPSGEWDIIALPGRRNENPADPTYVDITYDFIIRRKPLFYTINLIIPCVLITSLAILVFYLPSDCGEKMTLCISVLLALTVFLLLISKIVPPTSLDVPLVGKYLMFTMVLVTFSIVTSVCVLNVHHRSPTTHTMPPWVKLVFLNKLPALLFMRQPRNNCERQRLRQRRRAQEQKEGGRSGEAGALMVGLGLGNAGGNGGAASTGVFGKEDNDPCTCYVNRASIKQFGGDLGGAGGGSMDGLNRVRDGREGGSANLSRGKQAAGGPALTQALLAQACPGFEEAVEGVRFIANHMKSEDDDQSVSEDWKYVAMVIDRLFLWIFVFVCVFGTLGMFMQPLFQNYTVKTITSSPG